The following are from one region of the Oreochromis aureus strain Israel breed Guangdong linkage group 1, ZZ_aureus, whole genome shotgun sequence genome:
- the slc35c1 gene encoding GDP-fucose transporter 1 isoform X2, whose protein sequence is MALSGSETMDRDEPEETFVFRAVRIAAVVALYWFVSITMVFLNNHLLDNKDLDAPLFVTFYQCVVTVALCWLMQLLSKMCPQIIDFPSVRFELKTSREVLPLSIVFIGMITFNNLCLKHLGVAFYTIGRSLSTVFNVVLSYVILKQTTSFRALACCGIILGGFWLGVDQEGMSGHLSWTGVFFGVLASACVSLNAIYTKKVMPALDGNIWKLSYYNNINACVLFLPLILVFGELGQLVKFSRLTDISFWGMMTLGGVFGFAIGYVTGLQIKYTSPLTHNVSGTAKACAQTVIAVVYNSSTKTLLWWTSNMMVLGGSSAYTWVKSLEMKKSPSTVTQDSAKEKLLSGDKEDQGV, encoded by the exons ATGGCTTTGAGCGGTTCCGAAACGATGGACCGGGACGAACCTGAAGAGACTTTCGTATTCCGAGCAGTGAGAATAGCAGCTGTGGTTGCGCTATACTGGTTTGTCTCGATAACGATGGTGTTCCTCAATAATCACCTGCTGGACAACAAAGACTTGGACGCGCCGTTGTTCGTCACTTTTTATCAGTGTGTGGTCACTGTTGCACTTTGCTGGCTCATGCAGCTGCTGTCAAAAATGTGCCCTCAAATCATCGACTTCCCCTCGGTCAGGTTTGAACTGAAGACCTCCCGGGAGGTCCTGCCGCTGTCCATCGTCTTCATCGGCATGATCACTTTCAACAACTTGTGCCTGAAACATCTCGGGGTGGCTTTCTACACGATCGGCCGCTCTCTAAGCACAGTTTTCAATGTGGTGTTATCGTACGTTATCCTGAAACAAACCACGTCTTTCAGGGCTCTGGCTTGCTGTGGAATCATATTAG GTGGATTCTGGCTTGGCGTGGACCAGGAAGGCATGTCAGGGCATCTCTCCTGGACAGGCGTATTTTTTGGGGTGCTGGCTAGCGCCTGCGTCTCTCTCAATGCCATCTATACTAAGAAGGTAATGCCTGCCCTGGATGGAAACATCTGGAAACTGTCCTACTATAACAACATCAACGCCTgcgtcctcttcctccctctcatCCTTGTGTTTGGAGAGTTGGGCCAGCTCGTCAAGTTCAGCCGCCTCACTGACATCAGCTTTTGGGGAATGATGACTCTCGGAGGAGTGTTTGGTTTTGCCATAGGCTATGTTACAGGGCTCCAGATCAAATATACAAGCCCGCTCACACATAATGTTTCAGGGACTGCAAAGGCCTGTGCACAGACTGTCATTGCAGTAGTGTACAACTCTTCCACTAAGACCCTGCTGTGGTGGACCAGTAACATGATGGTTCTTGGTGGTTCATCTGCCTACACTTGGGTAAAAAGTCTAGAAATGAAGAAGAGTCCCAGCACAGTCACTCAGGATTCAGCCAAGGAAAAATTGCTTTCAGGGGATAAAGAAGACCAAGGGGTGTAA
- the slc35c1 gene encoding GDP-fucose transporter 1 isoform X1, which yields MNRTQLKRSSILRMALSGSETMDRDEPEETFVFRAVRIAAVVALYWFVSITMVFLNNHLLDNKDLDAPLFVTFYQCVVTVALCWLMQLLSKMCPRLIDFPSVRFDVKLSREVLPLSIVFIGMITFNNLCLKHLGVAFYTVGRSLSTVFNVLLSYVILKQTTSFRALACCGIILGGFWLGVDQEGMSGHLSWTGVFFGVLASACVSLNAIYTKKVMPALDGNIWKLSYYNNINACVLFLPLILVFGELGQLVKFSRLTDISFWGMMTLGGVFGFAIGYVTGLQIKYTSPLTHNVSGTAKACAQTVIAVVYNSSTKTLLWWTSNMMVLGGSSAYTWVKSLEMKKSPSTVTQDSAKEKLLSGDKEDQGV from the exons ATGAACAGGACACAGCTGAAGCGCTCCAGCATCTTGAGGATGGCTTTGAGCGGTTCTGAAACGATGGACCGGGACGAACCTGAAGAGACTTTCGTATTCCGAGCAGTGAGAATAGCAGCTGTGGTTGCGCTATACTGGTTTGTCTCGATAACGATGGTGTTCCTCAATAATCACCTGCTGGACAACAAAGACTTGGACGCGCCGTTGTTCGTCACTTTTTATCAGTGTGTGGTCACTGTTGCACTTTGCTGGCTCATGCAGCTGCTATCAAAAATGTGCCCACGACTCATCGACTTCCCCTCGGTCAGGTTTGACGTGAAGCTGTCCCGGGAGGTCCTTCCGCTGTCCATCGTGTTCATCGGCATGATCACTTTCAACAACTTGTGCCTGAAACATCTCGGGGTGGCTTTCTACACGGTTGGCCGCTCTCTGAGCACGGTTTTCAATGTGCTGTTATCGTACGTTATCCTGAAACAAACCACGTCTTTCAGAGCTCTGGCGTGCTGTGGAATCATATTAG GTGGATTCTGGCTTGGCGTGGACCAGGAAGGCATGTCAGGGCATCTCTCCTGGACAGGCGTATTTTTTGGGGTGCTGGCTAGCGCCTGCGTCTCTCTCAATGCCATCTATACTAAGAAGGTAATGCCTGCCCTGGATGGAAACATCTGGAAACTGTCCTACTATAACAACATCAACGCCTgcgtcctcttcctccctctcatCCTTGTGTTTGGAGAGTTGGGCCAGCTCGTCAAGTTCAGCCGCCTCACTGACATCAGCTTTTGGGGAATGATGACTCTCGGAGGAGTGTTTGGTTTTGCCATAGGCTATGTTACAGGGCTCCAGATCAAATATACAAGCCCGCTCACACATAATGTTTCAGGGACTGCAAAGGCCTGTGCACAGACTGTCATTGCAGTAGTGTACAACTCTTCCACTAAGACCCTGCTGTGGTGGACCAGTAACATGATGGTTCTTGGTGGTTCATCTGCCTACACTTGGGTAAAAAGTCTAGAAATGAAGAAGAGTCCCAGCACAGTCACTCAGGATTCAGCCAAGGAAAAATTGCTTTCAGGGGATAAAGAAGACCAAGGGGTGTAA